The Vicia villosa cultivar HV-30 ecotype Madison, WI linkage group LG1, Vvil1.0, whole genome shotgun sequence genome includes a region encoding these proteins:
- the LOC131608124 gene encoding cholesterol 22-monohydroxylase CYP90B51-like — MSNPLLTLCFLSSILALTLFFFFIQRKKTKFYLPPGKMGWPFIGETIGYLKPYSATTMGEFMENHIARYGTIYKSNLFGEPAIVSADAEFNKFILQNDGKLFEVSYPRSIGGILGKWSMLVLVGDMHRDMRNISLNFMSHARLKTHFLKDMENHTLLVLSSWKNDCTFSAQSEAKKFTFNLMAKQIMSLDPWNLETEELKKEYVSFMKGVVSAPLNLPGTAYRKALKSRKTILKFIERKMKERMKRMQEGKKGLEENDLLNWVLKHSNLSTEQILDLILSLLFAGHETSSVAISLAIYFLPGCPQAMQQLREEHREIARCKKKAGENELTWDDYKKMDFTHCVVNETLRLGNVVRFLHRKAIKDVWYKGYDIPCGWKVLPVISAVHLDPSNFDQPQHFNPWRWKGNSKYGNCGNINSNFMPFGGGPRLCAGSELAKLEMAVFIHHIILNYNWELVDVVDQPIAYPFVEFPKGLQIRVQAQIQPQT; from the exons ATGTCTAACCCACTCTTGACTTTGTGTTTTCTTTCTTCCATTCTTGCTCTCACTTTGTTCTTCTTTTTCATCcaaagaaagaaaacaaagttTTATCTTCCACCTGGAAAAATGGGGTGGCCCTTTATTGGAGAAACCATTGGTTATTTGAAGCCTTACTCCGCCACTACAATGGGAGAATTTATGGAGAATCACATAGCAAg GTATGGTACAATTTACAAGTCAAACTTGTTTGGAGAACCAGCAATTGTATCAGCAGATGCAGAGTTCAATAAGTTCATATTACAAAATGATGGAAAATTGTTTGAGGTTAGTTATCCTAGAAGCATTGGTGGAATACTTGGGAAATGGTCAATGTTGGTTTTAGTAGGTGACATGCATAGAGACATGAGGAATATTTCACTTAATTTCATGAGCCATGCTAGGCTTAAAACacattttttgaaagatatggAGAATCATACCCTTTTGGTTTTAAGCTCTTGGAAAAATGATTGTACATTCTCAGCTCAAAGTGAAGCAAAAAAG TTCACCTTCAATTTAATGGCGAAACAAATCATGAGTTTGGATCCATGGAATCTTGAGACAGAAGAGTTGAAAAAAGAGTATGTCTCTTTTATGAAAGGTGTTGTTTCTGCTCCTTTGAATTTGCCAGGAACTGCATACAGAAAGGCATTAAAG TCTAGGAAGACCATATTGAAGTTCATagagagaaaaatgaaagaaagaatgaaaagaatgcaAGAAGGAAAAAAAGGATTGGAAGAAAATGATCTTTTGAATTGGGTTCTAAAGCATTCAAATCTTTCAACTGAGCAAATTCTTGACTTGATTCTGAGTTTGCTGTTTGCTGGTCATGAAACATCATCTGTAGCTATATCTCTAGCCATCTACTTTTTGCCTGGTTGTCCTCAAGCTATGCAACAATTAAGG gaAGAACACAGAGAAATAGCCAGGTGCAAAAAGAAAGCTGGAGAAAATGAATTAACTTGGGATGAttataaaaaaatggattttactCATTGT GTTGTGAATGAAACACTAAGATTGGGAAATGTTGTGAGGTTCCTCCATAGGAAGGCTATCAAAGATGTTTGGTACAAAG GTTATGACATTCCATGTGGATGGAAAGTTCTTCCTGTGATTTCAGCGGTGCATTtagatccttcaaattttgaCCAACCTCAACACTTCAATCCTTGGAGATGGAAG GGTAATAGTAAATATGGAAATTGTGGAAACATAAACAGTAACTTTATGCCATTTGGAGGAGGACCAAGACTATGTGCAGGATCAGAGTTAGCTAAACTTGAAATGGCAGTTTTCATACACCATATTATCCTGAACTATAATTGGGAGCTAGTTGATGTTGTTGATCAACCTATTGCATACCCTTTTGTTGAGTTTCCTAAAGGTCTACAAATCAGAGTCCAAGCCCAAATCCAACCCCAAACTTAA